The genomic stretch GTGATACATTATAATAAGAAAGGGGAGATTTCGTGAATAAATATGGTTGGCTCTCGATTATGATGGTTGGAATCAGCATAATTCTATCTTTTTTTATGAAAGAATACACTAAATACCCTGGCATATTCCTTATCTTTTTCTGCATCTTGTCATTGAGTGGAGTGATTTTTGCATTCCTCTCGAAAAAAATAACAAATATCATTCTTGGTACGTTTTTAAATATCGTAGCATTTATTTCCTTTTTCTTATTAGAATTGGCATTTGGTATTGGTGAAATGTAGATAAGGTTTGATTAATCAGAATTTAATCGATATAAGTGAATTCTTTCTAAATAGAGTTTTTTCAAACTAAAAAAGTATGTGTTAGATCACTTCCTCATATATTTGTATAAACAAACGATATGGAGGGAGAGAGATGGACGAACTTCTTTTTGATCAACTGAAATTAGTAAGTTGGGACTGTATAATTTTAGAAGGTGCTAGTGAACAAGAAGAAGAGTTAATGAAAAATGTATTATCTACATTACATTCAATTGGATTAAAAAATAAAATCGATGCAAAAATATTATTTATTGCAGGTGATGTGGAAAAGATTAATCAATTTGAAAATAATAATCCATATGTAACAGTTATTCGTGTCGTTGAAGAAGTTAATGATAGTTATCAATATGCAATATCTACTTTAGCTCATCTACCGAATATTATTGATGAGTTAGTGAATGAATGAAAATATAATAGTAGCAGGTTTAAAAGCTTGAATTAATAGTCTCTAAATTGGTAAGATGAAAAAAAGCACGTAAGGAGTAGATGAAATGAATATGAATTTTAACTTTTTTATGAATGATGTTGTCCATACTGCACGTCAAGAAATCGTAGCGGCTGGTTATGCAGAATTAAAAACACCTGAGGAAGTCGAGCAAGCATTAGGAAAGAAAGGCACAACGCTAGTAATGGTGAATTCGGTATGTGGTTGTGCAGGTGGTATTGCCCGTCCTGCAGCAGCACATTCAGTACATTATGATGCAAGACCTGATCAATTAGTTACCGTGTTTGCAGGGCAAGATAAAGAAGCCACTTCAAAAGCACGTGAATATTTTACTGGAAAAGCTCCTTCTTCTCCGTCATTTGCATTATTAAAAGATGGTAAGCTTGTTGCAATGGTTGAACGTCATGAAATTGAAGGACATGATCCAATGCAAGTTGTTCAAAAACTTCAAACTTATTTTGAACAATACTGCGAGGAAATTTAATTAAGTTTAAAAAAGTACAAAAATTTATGGGTAGAATTCCATAAATTTTTGTACTTTTTTTGTACATAATATTATTATGTAAACTAAAGTGTAACTGGTAATTTCAGTTAATTATTTTATAAATAAAATAAAAGATAAAAAAGAAGGAAATTACGGCTAGTGAGCAGGTGAAAATTAAAAGCTTTAAAGCATCTTTATATGCTGACTCGTCATACTTTACTCGAAATGCGAAGGATTCCAATCTATGCTTTTTTGATTTTCTATATTGATTTAAATCGATAATATTTGATTGATCCACAACACACCTCTCCTTTATTGTATATATATTATTTAAATTTTAAAATATTCTAAAAAATTAGTAAAGTTTTTCAATGCACAAATTAATAGCAAATTATGCCATAATTAATGGAATAAAATAGACTAATGGATTGAAAGGAACGTGTACATTTTGAAATATACTTTATGCTTTATTAAACGAGAAAATGAACTTTTAATGTTAAATAGAGTAAACGCTCCAACAATGGGAATTTGGAATGGTGTTGGTGGAAAAATAGAAAAAGGTGAATCAATTGAAAGGTCTGTACAAAGAGAAATTGCTGAGGAAACCGGTATTCAAATTGAAATGAATCAATTAACATATAAAGGTAAAGTAACCTGGCATGAAGAAGATGTGGATTTTGGTGGTATGTATGTATTTCTTGCTGAAGTGTCCGATCGTTTACTATTTGATACTCCTATAAAAACGGACGAAGGTATTTTAGATTGGAAAAAAATTGATTGGGTAATCGATGCAAAAAATCAAGGAGTAGGAGAGTGTATTCCTTTTTTTCTTCCCATTCTATTAAATGATGATCATAACTATCACTATTCCTTTTATTATAAGGAGAATAGAGTTGTGGATTTTGTGGTAGAAGAAGAAGTATTAATATAATGAAATAATTTATAAATGAATAATGTAATCATTTTAGTGAAAATACCATTTCGAAAATGGTATTTTTTTTATGAATATGAATGAAAACGCTTAAATTTAGGGAATTATCAATTTTATCGTAAAAAACATAACAATTTACAAGATTTGTCGAAAAATTTTTGAAAAATTAGAAAAGTTGATATAAGTCTATTATTCATATGAATGTATAAATATATAAAATAAATGAATTTTGATTAAAATATTTTTTGGAAATATCCTTATTAAATAAGGTTTTTAAAGAATTTTTATAAAAATACTTAAAAATGTATTTGCATAATTATTAGTATGTGTTAAAATTCATTTTATAAAATAATTATTCATTCGACAAAAATAGCTGTTTAATAGAATGCTAAAAATGATAGAAGAAAAAATAAATTTGAATTTTAAAAAATCAGGGGGAAAATAGTATGAAAAAATTAGTCGGAGTTTTAGCTGCATCAGCATTATCAATTGGAATGTTATCTGGATGTAATAAGTCAGATGATAAAACTTTAGTATTAGGTACAAGTGCGGATTATAAGCCTTATGAATTTATTGACACACAAAATGATAAAATTGTAGGTTTTGATGTTGATTTAGCGAAAGCGATCGGTAAGAAAACTGGTTATACAGTTAAAGTAAAAGATATTGATTTTAACTCATTAATTACTGCTATGAATGCAGATAAAGTAGATTTCATTATGGCAGGTATGAAAAAGACGCCCGAGCGTGCTAAAAACGCAGATTTCACTGCACCATACTTTACGGACCAAAATGAAGTAGTTATAAATAAGGATTCAAATATTAAAAGTGTTAGTGATTTAAAAGGGAAAACAGTTGGTGTACAAGCTGGTTCGATTCAAGAAACAAAAGCAATTGAAGTTGCTAAAACGGCTGGATTTAAAGTTGAAAACCGTAATCGAATTCCTGAATTAGTAGAAGAATTAAAAGCTGGAAGATTTGATGCTGTAATTATTGAACAATCAGTGGCGAGTGGCTATTTGAATAAATTAAAGGAAATGCAAGGGGTAATGATGCAAGATTTCTATGAACAATCGGGTTCAGCAGTAGCTCTTCCAAAAGGTAGTAAATTAACTCCAAAGTTTGATAAAGCATTAACTGAATTAAAAAAGGATGGAACTGTTGATAAATTAGTTAAGAAATGGTTCGGAGAAATGAAATAAGAAAAGAGTTTTTGAAGAAATATAAAAGATTAAGAGCTTTAGGGTATAGCAAAAGAGATAGAAGTTTTTGTTGTAAAAAGGGGAGGAATTATTGATGGAGAAAGATTGGAGTCACTTATTGGAAAAAATGCCTTTACGTCTTGCACCGAGCATGGCAAAGGATCATCCTAACTTACCGGTAGTTAAAGAAGAGGGTTGTTACTATTATGGTGTTGATGGTAAACAGTACTTAGACTTTACATCGGGTATTGCTACTACAAATGTTGGACATCGCCATCCTAAAGTAGTACAAGCAATTAAAGACGGAGCGGATTCTTTAGCTCATGGTCCTTCTGGAGTAATTATATACGAATCTATTTTAAAACTAGCAGATGAGTTGGCTGAAATTCTTCCTGGTAACTTAGATACTTTCTTTTTTGGAAATAGTGGAACAGAAGCAATTGAAGGAGCTATTAAACTAGCGAAACATGCTACTAAACGTCCATATATTGTTTCATTTATCGGTTGTTTCCATGGCCGTTCTATGGGGGCATTAAGTGTAACTACTTCAAAAAGTAAGTATCGAAAATTTTTACAACCATCAGGTTCCTATCAAATACCTTATGCAAATGTTTCAGAATGCCCTGAAGGTTATGATGAAGAACAATATGTAGTTGAACAATTAGAAAAAGATTTTAAACGTTTATTTAATCACCAAGTAACTCCAGAAGAAGTTGCTGCAGTAATTGTAGAGCCTGTTCTTGGAGAAGGTGGATATATTGTACCTCCTAAAGCCTGGTTAAAGAAAATTCGTGAGATCTGTGATCAAAATAATATTTTATTAATATTTGATGAGGTTCAAACTGGATTTGGACGTACAGGTGATTGGTTTGCTGCACATACATTTGATGTGACACCAGATATTATGGCGATTGCAAAAGGTATTGCTAATGGTATTCCATTAAGTGCAACTGTAGCATCAAATGAACTAATGAAACTTTGGCCACTTGGTAGTCATGGTACAACATTTGGTGGAAATCCAATAGCTTGTACAGCTGCACTTGCTGTTTTAGAAATTATTAAAGAAGAAAAGTTATTAGATAATACGAAAGAAGTTGGAGCATACGCGGTTGAAAAGCTGAATGAATTAAAAGAAAAACACCCTATGATTGGAAGTATTCGTTCAATCGGTTTAATGATCGGTATTGAAATCATTAACCCTGCGACAAACGAACCAGATGGTGATGGATTATTTAAAATTCTTGATCTTGCTTTGGAAAAAGGTGTTTTATTCTATTTCTGTGGTAACAACAGTGAAGTTATTCGTATGATCCCACCTTTAACAGTTACAAAGAATCAAATAGATGATGGGTTAGCAATCTTAGATGAAGCATTAACAGAATATGAGCAATCCATTGGATATGAAATATACGAAACAAAGGGCATTGGTTTCTAAACCAGTGCTCTTTATCTAAACAGATATTGTCGAAAATATTTTGAAATTTTAAGTCAATCGTAAAGGAGTACTACAATATGAATTTAGATTTTTCACAAATTGTTCCTTCTATGCCATATATATTAGCCGGACTAAAATTAACACTACTTGTAGTTAGCTGTTCAATTTTATTAGGTCTAATTTTAGCAATATTACTAGCATTAATGAAAATTAGCCGTGCAAAATGGTTAGTTGTCATAGCTGATTTTTATACATCAATTTTTCGTGGGACGCCGATGGTTTTGCAATTAATGATCATTTATTATGGATTGCCACAATTAATTGGTTTCGATATTGAGAAGTTTCCAGCAGCGGTTTTAGCTTTTGGATTAAATTCCGGAGCCTATGTTTCAGAAATTATTCGTGCAGGTATTTTAGCAGTTGATAAAGGACAACAAGAAGCTGCTTCTGCACTAGGAATACCTTATCGTAAAATGATGTCAAAAATTATTTTACCGCAAGCATTTAAAAATATTTTACCAGCATTGATGAATGAGTTTATTACCTTAACGAAAGAATCAGCTATGGTTACTGTAATTGGTGCATCAGATTTAATGCGAAGAGCATTTTTAGTTGGTGGAGAGACTTACTCATTTATGGAGCCACTTATTTTTGTAGCTGGAATCTACTATATTATAATTATGTTATTGTCACTTCTAGGTAAATCTATTGAAAGGAAGATGCGTACAAATGATTAAAATTACGAATTTAAATAAAAGCTTTGGTAATGTTCATGTATTAAAAGGTATCAATACGATCATTGATCAAGGGTCTGTTGTAGCTGTAATTGGGCCGTCTGGTTCTGGTAAATCTACATTTTTACGCTGTATGAATTTATTAGAAACACCATCAAAAGGTGAAATTTGGATGGATGAAATTGAAATTACAAATCCCAAAAGTAATATTATGAAAATACGCGAAGATGTTGGGATGGTTTTTCAGCATTTTCATTTATTCCCACATATGACAGTTCTAGAAAATATAACGTATGCTCCGATCAATGTAAAAGGTATGAGCAAAGCTGAGGCAGACGAAAAAGCCCAAAAGCTTTTAGATAAAGTAGGTCTTCTTGAGAAAGCAAATGTTTATCCGCCTCAACTATCAGGTGGACAAAAACAACGTGTTGCAATTGCAAGAGCACTTGCGATGGAACCAAAAGTAATGTTATTTGACGAGCCAACTTCAGCACTAGACCCAGAGATGGTAAAAGAAGTACTTGAAGTAATGAAATCTTTAGCTCACACAGGTATGACAATGGTAATCGTTACACATGAAATGGGATTTGCAAAGGAAGTAGCAGATCGAATTTTATTCTTAGACGAAGGAAATCTAGTGGAAGATTCAACTCCAAATGAACTATTCACAAGTCCAAAAACTGCTCGTGCAAAATTATTTCTTGATAAAGTATTATAATTTGATTCATAAAAAAGAAACTGAAGATAAAATTTTCAGTTTCTTTTTTTTTACATTAAGAGAGTATAAATTGGCAGCGGTGAAGAAAAGTCGACGAGAGATGCCAATTTTAGGTATAAGTGCAACTACGACTCTGTCTTCGCCTGACGGCTCGCCAATCGGCGAGTTTTCTTTATGTAATTTAGACCTTAATCATCATTTTGTTTTAATTTTAAAGGCTTTGTAGAGATGATTGATTCAATGTTTTTACTGATTAATTTATTATTTTTACGATTTTCAATTCGTGCTTTTGCAATCTCAGCTAGTTCTCGTTCTTCGTCGGTTTCAAGAATGATTGTTGGAACTGGTACGGTCTTATTATCCTTCATGCCGACAAATGTTAAAAATGAAGTAGCAGCAACTCGACGATTACTAGTAATTAAGTTTTCTGCAATTGCTTTTACAAAAATGACAATTGATGATGTACCAGTAACGACAACAAATGCCTCATAAGAAATACAGTCCTCTTCAGTTACTGGATGCAAAAAGTCTACATGATCAATTGAAGCAGTGACACATTTTAACCTCGAATGTTTAGCAGCTGTAATAGAAGCAATCATATCCATGTCAGCAAGAATTTTTCCACCAAAAAGCGTTTGGTGATTGTTTAAATCAGTAGGGAAAACCCGAACAGTTAAAGTTGAACGTGATTCATGACAATATTTAGAACTCATAAATTCACACCTTTTTTAGAATTAGTATTAAAGAAAAGGATTAGAAAATCCCCTAGTTTTCAAAAGCACTACTACTTTTTATAATAGTGTTCATTTTTCATTTTCTTAGAATTCCTAACTTTTACATTCCTAATCCTTTTCCAAAAATAAAATAGTTAAGATCATAACTTTCTGCCCGACATGCCATTAATGAATCAATTACGATATTAAGTAAAACAATAGTAACGGTGATGTTATGTACAGAATTGGTTCAAGGATTGTGAAAACTGCATTGGGCAGTGCTGCAGCAATTTTTATAGCACAAACAGTCGGGATTCATTTTTATGGGTCTGCAGGAACAATAACAATATTATGTATTCAACCAACTAAAAAACGTTCATTAGATACAGCTTGGAGAAGGTTTACTGCATGCGTGCTCATCATACTTTTTTGTATTTTTTTCTTTCATATTTTTGGATACACACCGCTAGCAATAGGATTATTACTATTATTTTTCATTCCATTTCTAGTAGCGCTTAGAATTCAAGAAGGTGTTCTTACTAGTACAGTCATTATGCTTCATTTGTATGGATTAAAAAAAATAACTATTCCAATCATATTAGATGAGTTAACTGTTATTGTAATAGGAATTGGAGTGGCCTTACTTTGTAATTTATATATGCCTAGTTTAGACGATCAGATTAAAAGCTTTAAAGTTAAAATAGACTCTAAATTTTGTTTTATTTTCGAGAAGATTTCTATTTTTTTAAAAGAGCCGTCGAATAAGTGTTTTTTAGAAGAATATGATGAAACAGTAAAATTACTACAAGAAGCGAAAAAAATTTCTAAATTAGAAATAGACAACCATTATTTTAAATCGTCGAATGACGAGGATTACGAATACTTTTTATTAAGAGAAAGACAGCTTGCTGCTATTCATCGCATAATTGAAACAGTTTGCAGCATTAAAGTAAGTAATGAGCAGTCGATCATTTTGTCAAAGTTTTTTAATGATCTAAGCTTTTCGATAAACCCGATTATAAGTGGAGTTATTTGTTTGCATCAGTTAGAAGAAATTTATCATATGTTTCGGGCGATGCCTCTACCACAAACTGCTGATGATTTTGAAACAAGAGCAGCGGTTTTAACAATCATCAATGAAATGGAAAGTTTTTTAATTATGAAGTCAAAGTTTAAAGGGAAATATTCAACGTTAGCTTGAAGGGAGTAGATTGATTTGCTTAAATTAGTTCTGGCACTATTTTTAGTAGTCGGTCCGGTTTGGCCACTTGGCCAAAATCCACAAGTGGGTGAGCCATTTATTATTATTAATAAGGAAGTAAATAATTTAGCATACGTAGAAGACGGTAAAATACAAGGAATCTATAAAATTGCTACTGGGAAAACGGCAGATTTAACGCCAGAAGGTATATTTAATATTACATATAAAGCGAAAAATCCTTATTGGCGCAAAAAGAATATTCCAGGAGGGGATCCAAAAAATCCGCTTGGCTCTAGGTGGATTGGTTTTGATGCATTAGGAACGGATGGATCAATTTATGGAATACATGGAAATAATGATCCCTCAACTATTGGAAAGTATATATCAAATGGATGTGTAAGGATGTACACAAATGATGTAAATAAGCTTTATGATAAAATTCCTTATGGAACAAAGGTTTACATAACAACATCATCAAATTCGTTTGAACAATTAGCTCGTGAACATGGAGCAATCAAATAATAAAGAGGATTCATCAGTTAGATTTCAAAATCTTGTTGATGTATCCTCTTTTCCATTGTATTTGTCAAATAGTTAAAGTCTCTACGCCAGTTCTTTATAGTAAAGAAGCGATACCTGCAAGTAAAGTAGTAGCAAGCATTGAAATTAACATAATCATCACGACTATTTTTTGTGTTTTTTTTCTCATGTGATTACCACCTTAAATTAAGAATTACATTTGATTAATAATTATTTATAAGATTAATACAAGTCTTGTCCTATTTTAGCATATGTATGTAATAAAAGCATCGGTTAAAAGGAGAGGTCAAGAAATGTTCACAAATATAGATCATATGGCGATTTGTGTGAAAGATTTAAACGAGAGCATAAAAAAATATGAAAATGAATTAGGATTATCTTATTCTTATCGTGAAATAGTAAACGATCAAGGAGTAGAAATTGCATTTTTTGAATCAAAGAAAATCAATATTGAATTAATCCAACCACTTACTACAATTAACCCTGTACATAAATACATTGAAAAAAAGGGTGAAGGTTTGCATCATATTGCTTTTCAAGTTGATGATATTGAAAAATCACTAAATGAACTTAAAAAACGTCAATTTAGTTTAATTAACCACTCACCTCGTAATGGAACTAATGGTTCAAAAGCTGTTTTTATACACCCTAAACAATTTGGCATGTTAATCGAAATTGTTCAAAACAAGGGGGAAGTATAATGAGTAAATATGATGATCTATATAGACTGTATGAAAAAAAATCTGAAATAGAGCAAGGCGGTGGATTTGAACGGATCGAAAAACAGCATGAACGTGGAAAATTTACGGCTCGAGAAAGAATAGATCTGTTATTAGATGAAGGTAGCTTTGTTGAGTTATATAGTTTTGTAGAGCATCGTTGTACAGATTTTGGAATGGATGAGCAATCGGGAGCATGTGATGGGGTCGTAACGGGCTATGGAACGATAAATGATCGAACGGTTTTTGTATTTTCTCAAGACTTCACAGTATTTGGTGGGGCTTTAGGAGAAATGCATGCAAAAAAAATTAGTCAAATAATGGACCTGGCAGTAAAGTGCAAGGCTCCTATAATTGGTTTAAACGATTCAGGTGGCGCAAGAATTCAAGAAGGTGTACTTTCCTTGGATGGTTATGGACATGTCTTTTATCGCAATACGATCTATTCCGGTGTAGTACCGCAAATCTCAGTGATTATGGGCCCATGTGCAGGGGGAGCGGTTTATTCTCCTGCAATAACTGATTTTGTCATAATGGTTAATGGAAGTAGCCAAATGTTTATAACTGGACCAAAGGTAATTGAAAGTGTAACTGGTGAAAAAATTTCTGCAGAAGATTTAGGTGGAGCGAAAGTACATAATGAAATTAGTGGTAATGCACATTTTCATGCAAAAACGGAAGAAGAGGCACTAAATGTAGTTAGAAACTTATTGGATTATTTACCCTCACATTGGGAAGAAAAAGCTCCTATTAAAATGAAGAATGACAAAGAGATTGATGATTTAATGGAATTAATACCTGATGAGAGTAGTCGGCCATATGATGTGAAAAAAATAGTCGAAATGATTGTAGATGAAGACTCTTTTTTGGAGGTACATCAAGGCTTTGCAAAAAATTTAGTCGTTGGGTTTGCTAGGTTAAATGGAGAAGTATTAGGACTTGTTTGTAATCAACCTAAGTTTATGGCAGGCGGACTGGATTTACATTCTGCCGATAAAGGAGCAAGATTTATTCGTTTTTGTGATAGTTTTAATATACCGATTGTAACTTTTGTAGATGTGACAGGGTTTTTCCCTGGTGTAAAACAGGAGCATGGAGGTATAATAAGGCATGGCGCTAAGCTTTTATACGCATATTCTGAGGCAACAGTTCCAAAAGTTACAGTCATTACAAGAAAAGCTTTTGGTGGTGCATACGTTGCTTTAAATAGTAAATCAATTGGAGCAGATTTAGTATTTGCCTGGCCAAACGCTGAAATCGCTGTAATGGGTGCTGCAGGAGCTGTAAATATACTATATGGAAAAGAAATTGCTCAAAGTAATCATCCTGATGAGATTAGATCTGAGTGGATGGATCTTTATAAAGAGAAATTTTCAAATCCATATATAGCTGCAAAATATGGACTAGTCGATGAGATTATTGATCCAAAGATGACTAGAAAAAAGCTAATTCAATCTTTAGAAATACTAAAAAACAAAAATGAAAAGCGTCCAGCTAAAAAACATGGTAATATACCTTTGTAGACATTTTTTTACATATACAATATGGAGGCATGACTCAAAATGATTAATGAACAACGTATAGTCGATGAATTTTTAGAATTAGTACAAGTAGACTCTGAAACTAAGTATGAAGCTGAAATTGCAAAGGTTTTAAAACAAAAATTGGAAGCCCTTGGAATGAATGTTTTTGAAGACGACACAATGGGTGTTACAGGTCACGGTGCTGGAAATATTGTTGCTACAATTCCTGCTACTAAAGAAGGAGTAGATGGTATTTTCTTCTCTTGTCACATGGACACAGTAACTCCAGGTAAAGGAATTAAACCATCAATTAAAGATGGCTACATCGTTACAGATGGTACAACTATTCTTGGCGCAGATGATAAAGCTGGTATCGCAGCATTTTTAGAAGCGGCTAAACAAATTAAAGAACAAAATATTGAACATGGTGAAATTCAATTCATTATCTCAGTTGGTGAAGAATCTGGATTACATGGTGCAAAAGCAATGGATCCAAAATTAATCACGACTAAATTCGGATATGCATTAGATAGCGATGAAGAAGTAGGTAATATCATCGTAGCAGCTCCAACTCAAGCAAAAGTTATTGCTACTATTTATGGTAAAACTGCTCACGCTGGTGTAGCACCTGAAAAAGGTGTATCAGCGATTACGATTGCTTCTAAAGCAATTGCTAGAATGCCACTAGGTCGTATCGACGAAGAAACTACTGCAAATATCGGCCGTTTTGAAGGTGGAAGTGCAACGAATATCGTATGTGATCAAGTGAATATTTTAGCTGAAGCTCGTTCATTAATCGGCGAAAAAATGGAAGCTCAAGTAGCTAAAATGAAAGCAGCATTTGAAGAAGTAGCTACTGAAATGGGTGGACGCGCTGAAGTAGAAGTACAAATTATGTACCCTGGATTTAAATTTGGTGAAGGAGACCACGTAGTTGAAGTTGCAAAACGCGCAGCAGAAAAAATCGGACGTACTCCTGCATTACAACAAAGTGGTGGTGGATCTGATGCCAACGTATTCGCAGGTCACGGTTTCCCAATCGTAAACTTAGCAATCGGTTATGAAGAAATCCACACAACTAACGAAAGAATGCCAATTAAAGAGCTAGTAAAAACAGCTGAAATGGTTATTGCAATCGTTGAAGAAGTTGCAAAATAATATATAAAAATGAGAAAGACGAAACACTTAAGTGTTTCGTCTTTTTTAATACAACAATCTATTTTTAAAGCTTTAATCCTATTAAATCTTTAATTTGTACTTAATCGCTTCCTCCATACAAAATAGAAAATAGTTGCGACTAATAAAGCAGATGGAAAAATCACTAAACTATACTTTGCAAAAATAGAAGCTACTTTATCCCATTCTTCTCCAAAAATTTTACCTAATGTAATAAAAGTGAATCCCCATAAGATTGCACCAACAAATGCATACATAGAAAACTTTTTATAAGAATATTTATTAATGGCTGCAAAATATGCAGTCAAATGCCTTACCCCTGGAATAAAAAAACCTATTATCAGTATATAGGGTCCAAATTTTGAAAATAAACTTTTAGTGAATTCAATTTTTTTCTCAGTAATATGTACTTTCGGACCATATTTATTTAATAATGGTAAACCAAACATATATCCAAGTAAGTAACTTAAAGAAATACCACAAATGATCCCAATAATGGCACATGCTATTGATGGTATATAGGATAGTCTACCTTGAAACACATTATAACCTATATAAATTAAAAGAATTTCATCTGGTAAGGGTAAACCAATAATTCCTCCTATTAATGCTAAAATGATGCCTAAATAACCATAGTGATTTATTAATACGTTTAAATGATGAACCATTGATTTAATACACATCCTCGTTTTTTTCCGCGTGAAGTAGTTAGGCTAA from Arthrobacter citreus encodes the following:
- a CDS encoding methylmalonyl-CoA carboxyltransferase; translated protein: MMSKYDDLYRLYEKKSEIEQGGGFERIEKQHERGKFTARERIDLLLDEGSFVELYSFVEHRCTDFGMDEQSGACDGVVTGYGTINDRTVFVFSQDFTVFGGALGEMHAKKISQIMDLAVKCKAPIIGLNDSGGARIQEGVLSLDGYGHVFYRNTIYSGVVPQISVIMGPCAGGAVYSPAITDFVIMVNGSSQMFITGPKVIESVTGEKISAEDLGGAKVHNEISGNAHFHAKTEEEALNVVRNLLDYLPSHWEEKAPIKMKNDKEIDDLMELIPDESSRPYDVKKIVEMIVDEDSFLEVHQGFAKNLVVGFARLNGEVLGLVCNQPKFMAGGLDLHSADKGARFIRFCDSFNIPIVTFVDVTGFFPGVKQEHGGIIRHGAKLLYAYSEATVPKVTVITRKAFGGAYVALNSKSIGADLVFAWPNAEIAVMGAAGAVNILYGKEIAQSNHPDEIRSEWMDLYKEKFSNPYIAAKYGLVDEIIDPKMTRKKLIQSLEILKNKNEKRPAKKHGNIPL
- a CDS encoding M20/M25/M40 family metallo-hydrolase; this encodes MINEQRIVDEFLELVQVDSETKYEAEIAKVLKQKLEALGMNVFEDDTMGVTGHGAGNIVATIPATKEGVDGIFFSCHMDTVTPGKGIKPSIKDGYIVTDGTTILGADDKAGIAAFLEAAKQIKEQNIEHGEIQFIISVGEESGLHGAKAMDPKLITTKFGYALDSDEEVGNIIVAAPTQAKVIATIYGKTAHAGVAPEKGVSAITIASKAIARMPLGRIDEETTANIGRFEGGSATNIVCDQVNILAEARSLIGEKMEAQVAKMKAAFEEVATEMGGRAEVEVQIMYPGFKFGEGDHVVEVAKRAAEKIGRTPALQQSGGGSDANVFAGHGFPIVNLAIGYEEIHTTNERMPIKELVKTAEMVIAIVEEVAK
- a CDS encoding DedA family protein, whose protein sequence is MVHHLNVLINHYGYLGIILALIGGIIGLPLPDEILLIYIGYNVFQGRLSYIPSIACAIIGIICGISLSYLLGYMFGLPLLNKYGPKVHITEKKIEFTKSLFSKFGPYILIIGFFIPGVRHLTAYFAAINKYSYKKFSMYAFVGAILWGFTFITLGKIFGEEWDKVASIFAKYSLVIFPSALLVATIFYFVWRKRLSTN